Proteins encoded within one genomic window of Vanrija pseudolonga chromosome 3, complete sequence:
- the MT2 gene encoding Sphingolipid C9-methyltransferase 2, giving the protein MSTVEDIKATPAAPAAAPAAAAPAAAAPAAANGKKADFVDAAEKPAYRVTNYPAIANAPLPAEGSGAFSNYHLAAIVLIVPWIVQRFIPYFKGWTTYWVLVVLLFLPLTIAYWVATSRYGRRIDEKVPLPNKPLSTYYTITDADFKEKWEGKKIPMQIFHDAYFDGKLDFNGDVLDVMEYRHDWSRFELTADNFRYVLFNLVPDVIIHSQDQDRNQIRDNYDRGDDFYSFFLGPRMIYTSGVIRDINRKETLEELQDNKLNMVCEKLDLKPGDKMLDIGCGWGTLLAHAAKNYGADVTGVTLAQTGAAFANARLRENGIPESQARALCMDYREIPHPKGYFNKISCLEMAEHVGIKRYGTFLREIYDLLADDGTLVFQVAGLRKCWQFEDLIWGIYMNKYVFPGADASLNLGWVINALEGAGFEVKSVDVLGVHYSATIHRWYENWVANKEKVVAAYGIRWYRIWAYFLAYSVIVARQGSSSVFQITLHKNLNAYHRVEGIPTHAATQAPVARKISPVVSHKALWPEIYGSSA; this is encoded by the exons ATGTCGACGGTGGAGGACATCAAGGCTACCCCGGCAgcgcccgctgctgctcctgccgccgctgcccccgcggcggctgctcctgctgctgccaacggcaagaaggccgactttgtcgacgcggccgagaagCCTGCCTACCGCGT CACAAACTACCCCGCGATCGCCAACGCTCCTCTCCCCGCTGAGGGCTCTGGCGCGTTCAGCAACTACCACCTTGCTGCCATCGTCCTCATTGTCCCGTGGATTGTCCAGCGCTTCATCCCCTACTTCAAGGGCTGGACTACCTACTGggttctcgtcgtccttctctTCCTTCCCCTCACCATTGCCTACTGGGTCGCCACTTCTCGCTATGGCCGCCGCATCGACGAGAAGGTCCCCCTCCCCAACAAGCCCCTCAGCACCTACTACAccatcaccgacgccgacttcaAGGAGAAGTGGGAGGGCAAGAAGATCCCCATGCAGATCTTCCACGACGCCTACTTtgacggcaagctcgacttcaacggcgacgtcctcgacgtgaTGGAGTACCGCCACGACTGGTCGCGCTTCGAGCTCACCGCCGACAACTTCCGCTACGTCCTCTTCAACCTCGTTCCCGACGTCATTATCCACTCGCAGGACCAGGACCGCAACCAGATCCGTGACAACTACGACCGCGGAGACGACTTCTACTCGTTCTTCCTTGGCCCCCGCATGATCTACACCTCGGGTGTTATCCGTGACATTAACCGCAAGGAgaccctcgaggagctccaGGACAACAAGCTCAACATGGTTTGCGAGAAGCTTGACCTCAAGCCCGGAGACAAGATGCTCGACATTGGCTGTGGCTGGGGCACTCTGCTCGCTCACGCTGCCAAGAACTACGGTGCTGATGTCACTGGTG TCACCCTTGCCCAGACTGGTGCTGCCTTTGCCAACGCCCGCCTCCGCGAGAACGGCATCCCCGAGTCGCAGGCCCGCGCTCTCTGCATGGACTACCGCGAGATCCCCCACCCCAAGGGCTACTTCAACAAGATTTCGTGCCTGGAGAtggccgagcacgtcggtATCAAGCGCTACGGTACCTTCCTCCGTGAGATCTacgacctccttgccgacgacggaACCCTCGTCTTCCAGGTCGCTGGTCTCCGCAAGTGCTGGCAGTTCGAGGACCTCATCTGGGGTATCTACATGAACAAGTACGTCTTCCCCGGTGCCGACGCCTCCCTCAACCTCGGCTGGGTCATCAACGCCCTCGAGGGTGCCGGCTTCGAGGTCAAGTcggtcgacgtcctcggtgTCCACTACTCTGCCACCATCCACCGCTGGTACGAGAACTGGGTTGCCAACAAGGAGAAGGTTGTCGCTGCCTACGGCATCCGCTGGTACCGCATCTGGGCCTACTTCCTCGCCTACTCGGTCAT TGTCGCTCGCCAGGGCTCGTCTTCCGTCTTCCAGATCACCCTCCACAAGAACCTCAACGCGTACCACCGTGTCGAGGGTAtccccacccacgccgcgACCCAGGCTCCTGTCGCGCGCAAGATTTCGCCCGTCGTCTCGCACAAGGCCCTCTGGCCCGAGATCTACGGCTCCAGCGCCTAA